The Paenibacillus spongiae nucleotide sequence CGCGAATGCGGTATCCGTCGGCAAGCATGTCGAAGAGACGGTTGATCGCTTGAACAAGGACATGACGTCCATTCAGGCCAAGGTGCTGCTCAGCACGTCCGAGCAGGTCGTCAGCTCGGTCAATTCCATGCTGAAGGAAGTTCTGATGGGCGCCCTGTTCGCGACGATTGTCATTCTGCTCTTCATGCGCAATTTGAGAGCGACGATCATTACGATCGTATCGATTCCGCTCTCGCTCGGCATAACGCTTTACCTGCTGGATCTGTCGGGCGTAACGTTGAACGTCATTACGCTTGGCGGCGTCGCCGTTGCGGTCGGCCGACTGGTCGACGACAGCATCGTCGTCATCGAGAATATCTACCGCCGTCTGCAGAAGGAGCCGTTCTCGACCCAGCTGATCATCGATTCGACCAAAGAAGTGGCGACGGCAATTACGTCTTCGACGCTCGTAACGGTAGCCGTCTTCCTGCCAATGGGGCTGCTGCGCGGTTCGCTTCAGGATTTCCTGCTGCCGTTCGCCTTAACCGTATCGTATTCGCTGCTGGCTTCGCTGATTGTCGCTTTGACGGTCGTGCCGCTGCTTAGCGCGGTTCTTCTTCGCGGGACGAAGATGGTCGAGCATGAAGGCTCCAAGCGCTTCTCCGGCTTCCTGTCCTGGAATCTGAAGCATAAATGGGTGCCGCTGCTCATTTCGGCCGTGCTGTTTGTAGGTTCGATTGGCGCTTACGCTGTCATGCCAAAGGCGGCGCTGGACAGCTCCAGTGCATCTACCGTGAACGTCACGCTGGAATATCCAAGCGAGACGCCGCATGAAGAAGTTATCGCGGCCGGGCGGAGCCTGGAGAAGTTTTTGAACGAACGAAGCGATATCGACTGGGTGCTGATGATGAACGGCAATAATGCCGACAGCGCCAAGTACGGCGAGGTTTCCTCCCCGACGCTGGTCACGTATATGGTCGACATGAAGGAAGGGGCGGACGCCGAGAAGCTGATCGAAGCGGTCAAGGCGCAGCGTCCGACCTATAAGGAAGCGGAATTGAACGCGGATGCGGCCGATATGATGACGGGCGGCGGCTCCTCGCAAATTACGATCGATGTGACGGGCGACGATCCGGAGGAGATCGCCAAGGGCGCCGATCAAGTCATGGCGGCCATCAAGCCGATCAAAGATGTCATGAAGGTCAAATCGAATCAGGAGCAGAAGAAATCCGTCTATACGTTCGAGCTTGATCCGGTCAAAGCGAAAGGACAGGAAGTGGCCATGCAGCTGCAGGGCCTGCTTAATCCGGTGCCGATCGGTTCCATCAAGGTAGAGGACAGAGAGACAGCGGTTATGTTGCAGCCGTCTGTCAATCCGAAGACGGAGTCCGACCTGAACAATTTGACGATCATGACCGACAATGGTCCTGTACCTGTATCATCGGTGGCGAAGCTCGTCAAGAGCGAGGAGTCCAGCGTGTTCTATCACAAGGACGGCAAGCTGTACGTCCGCGTTACGGCCGACGCAGAGCCTTCGCAGCTGTCGGTTGTCGGCAGTGAAATTACGAAGAAAGTTAACGGTCTGAAAGCGCCGGAAGGCGTCGAGTTCGTCATCGGCGGGGCGTCTGCGGATCAATCCAGCGATTTTGCCGATCTTGGATTAACGGCATTGATCTCCATCGGGATCGTATACCTCATCATGGTCATTACGTTCAAGACCATCCGCGCTCCGCTGGCGATCATGTTCTCGCTGCCGCTTGCGGCAATCGGAGCCATCGGAGGTCTGATCGTTACGGGGATATCGCCTGACTTCACGGCCATGTTCGGGGCGCTTATGCTCATTGGAATTGTCGTCACGAACGCGATCGTGCTGATCGACCGGGTGAAGCAGAACGAGCAGCGGATGCCGATCCGCGAAGCGCTCATCGAAGCGGCATCCACCCGGATGCGCCCGATTCTGATGACGGCGATCGCAACCATCTGCGCCATGCTCCCGCTCGTGTTCGGCACATCGGAGAGCGGAAGCATCGTCTCGCAAAGTCTGGCCATCGTCGTCATCGGCGGCCTTGCCATCGCGACCTTGCTGACGCTGATCATTATTCCGTGCATCTATGAGCTGTTCTTCTTCCGTAAATCTAAGAAGCAGCGCATTGAAGGGAAGTTTGAACAAGCGGCGTAATAGATTCGTTTCAGCGGCAGTATTGATACGTTAAACAACAAGCACCGCCTCCGGTACAAAGGAGACGGTGCTTGTTTGTATGCTAGCATTCGCTGCAGGCAAGAGCAGCACTTAGAATGCCATCTTGTATAGCGGGAGAACCGTGCGGAAGGTTTCTTCGGCCTTGGTGACGAAGGCTTCGCCGTCCAGGAGAAGCGGATCATTCCGGTCGATATTAATGCCGCATAGCGCTTCGGACGCTTTGACCGTCTTGAGCCGTTCCAGCAGCTTGCGCAATCCTTGCTCGCCGAGCTCGCCCTGCCGATCGCCGCCTGGGACCATATGATTGCCGGACCAGATGTAGTGGGCTGGAATATGCTTGGCAATGTCATCCAGCTGATGAAGCGCATGCTCCGCGAACACGGATTTATTCGTCGACTCATAAATAATCGCGAACTGGATGAATACATGGGAGCCGAACAAACCGATCTGAAAATGGGGATGCGCTTTATATCCGCGTTTATTCGGCGCGAAGGCAACCCATGTATCCACCGGCGGATTGATCGTTCTGCGCGCATGCTTGGCGACATGGGGATAGATGGTCTCTCCGCACAGTCCGCTCAGCATGGGGGAGAGGCGTTCGCCTAATTCATTCAGTTTTGGCCGGATGCGGTCAATCAGCTGTGTCATTCTCGGCTCCAGCCCGGGAACGGCGAAGACGTCGAAATCTTCTTGCGTAAAACCGGGGAATGCCCGTGTAGAGACGGGGTGTGGTTGCTGTGTATGTAGGGTTGTCATCATCATTCGTTCCTCTCTGTGGGCGCGGCGTCCAAACGATTACGATTCAGGCATCGGCGTATCGGTCGGCGCAGCTGCCCGTCCGTCATAGCGGGTATGAATGGCGTCGCGAATGTCCTTGATGCTCTTGCCTTCTTCGTGCATGGCGGCAGAGATGATGGCCGTCTCCATGCATACGCCGCAGCGGGTGCCGTGATCGTCCCATACGACGCTGCCGTCTTCCTTCGTTTCGTTAATGAAGCACTGCAGGTTGCTGCGATGACCGGCGGATTCCCCGCAGCCGCAGTAGCATGGAATGCTTTTCAGCAGATCCCGGTTCGCTGCAGCTGTCTTGTAGGAGACGACAATCATCTCGGAAGCTCCGTCCAGAAAGGCAGGCAGCGTCTCCCCATTGCCGGTTGTCTGCTGCATATCGCCGTTGGGCAGATGCACGGCATCAGCAGTCTGACCGGCTGAATGCTGCTGAGCGTTCGCCTCCTTCGAGGATGGAGACTCGCTGTTTCCGGAGCAGCCGCTCATTACCGCAGCAAGTGCAACCGCACATGCGGCGAGAATCGGCCCTCTGCGAAGAATATACGAGAAGCTTTTATTCATATTTCGCTCTCCTTTGTTCATAAAGATGTCGGTTGCATTCCGCCTCGCGATCGTTTACAGTCTAGTCTAGTCGAACGATATCGGTTTGTCGAGGCGTTGGGCGCAAGTACGCTTTACACTGATTATAGTTCATTCACGGAAATGTGTTTGGGAGGTTTGTGACAATGTATTGGCAGCAAATATGGTTTGTCTTGAATATGATCTTCGTGGCGCTGCTCATCATGTTTATGTTTAACCACCGCTCGGTCACGATGGCGCGTCAGGAACAGGATGTGCAGCGGCTTCGCTCGGCGACCCGGATGCGGGGGATCGTCGGCATTCTCACGATCGTCGCTTTCATTGCCATGATTACAAGCTTCTTGATCAATATGCGTGTAAACGGCTGAAGGCGGCTGCCGGATTAGCAGGCGAAAAGCATACGGCGGCGCAGTATTTACTGCAGCTTACAGATGCCCTGAATGAAGCAGGCACAAGCATCCGTTAATAACGGAAGCTTTGTGTCTATTTCTTGTCGCTTTGGCGAAAAACCGCAACTTTTAAGGGTGGTGCAGCGTTTAACAATGGTGTATGACAGACAGCACCAGGAGATGCTGTTTAGACGCAGAAAAGGAGACGGAGCATGAAATCATTGAAATGGTTATTAGTGTTATCGCTATTTTTTGTGCCGGTGAGCGGCGCACTCTCCGATACGGCCTCCGCCGAAGGAGCAGCTGCCAATCAACTGACTGTGCAGCTTGACAGCAAGACGATGATTCATAACGGAAATTCGTATTTATCCGTTCAGCCGTTGACGCTGAAGAACGGATCGACGTTCATCGCGTTCCGGTCCGTTGCGGATCGTTTCGGTTATAAAATTTCCTATGACGCGAAGACGAAAGAATCCGTTGCAACGAGCAGCGCGGAGGAGATCCGCTTGAAACCGGGCAGCTTGATCATCAAGCGGGGCAAGGAGGTGCTTAAAGCGCCTGTAGCTCCTTTCGCGATGAACGGCTCGCTGATGGTGCCGCTGCGTACCTGGTCGATCGCGACGGACAGCAAGCTGACGCTATCCGGCAAGACCATGACGCTGACATGGAGCAACCTGCCTACGGCAACCTTCGCGGTATCACCGGAAAAAATTTATGCCGGCGAGACCGTGGTTACCTATATCGACCGTGCGACGAGCCCGACCGGCCAGCCATTCGTCGACGAGCGTTGGGACGGGAAGATGGATGTGTTCCCGGAGCCCGGCTCCTATACGGTTACCAGACAAGTCCAGGATGCATCGGGCGAATGGAGCGAGCCGTATTCCGTAACGGTGGAAGTACTCGCGCCTAATATGCCGCCGGTTGCGGACTTTAAGACCGAGAAGGAGCAGTACCGGATCGGTGAAGAAGTCCTCTTCACGGATCTGAGCTATGACGACGAGAATGCGATCGTCAAACGTACATGGTCAGCAGAACAGATCGTAAACGGCGTTGTCATCAAGACATGGAAGAACCAACCGAAGGTATTCTTCGAAGCGGGAGACTATCAAGTGACGCTCGAAGTGCAGGACGCCCATGGGCTGACGCACATGGTGACCAAGACGGTTACCGTCACGAGTGAAGTGCTGTATACGGAGGATCAATATAACCGGCTGTTCACGAAAGTCGGCGACAAGTTTACGATCAACGGGGCATCTGTCCTCGATATTCCAGCCGTCCCCTATAAGCTTCAATCCGACATGGCACAGTTTGTGAGGAGCAACAGCCCGGAGATCTTCATCAACGAAGGGATCGCTTACGAAGATCAGCTGACGGGACCGATCCGGTTTCTGTACCACAATTTCAACTCGATCGGATACCCGGTCAAGATGTACCTGATTGCGACGAATAACAGCAACACGACAGTCAACGTCAATACGAGCTCGTTCGGCATCGGCGGACCGGATCCATTCGTGGAGAATACCGGCAAGCTGTCTACCGTCCGGTACTTGAAGTCATTGGCGGAGAATCCGACGCCGAAGTGGACCGCGATCAAACCGGGCCAGTCGGTTAATCTGATGCCTGAGCTCTCCAAGTTTCCGATCAAGCCGAATCAAGTGATCTCCGCTTACGGGGATGTCTATGCCGAGCAGGAGCTGCAGTTCAGAGTCGTGGTCGTAGCTGAAGGCAAAGATCCGATTAAGGAACTGCCTTCGCTCTCCATTATGGACCGTTACGACATTCACGTAAGGGGTACGTTCAACAGCGCGAACCGGTCGATGGAAATTAACGAACCGCTTGGTTACGAAGACAAGCGCATCGTGCTGGGCGACACGAAATTGGATTCCTACCTCGTCGGCTACGATGCCACGAGCGGCAAGAACGAAATCAATGTCGGCAACTTTGGCGTCGTCTACACGATGAAGCTGAATCACGTGGCGCCGAATACGCTCATCACAGTAAACCCGCGGGGCGGTCATTATACAGGGGCGTTCCTAGTCAATGGCGAGCTGGTGACCGTAACGAATAACAGCATTCTGCAGGATAATACGCAAGCGGGCGTGCTCTACCGGACCGGCGATACGGAAGAATCGGTCGAGATCGTCTTTACGCCCGCATCGGGCAGCAACCTGCCGATTGCGATGCTGTTCCAGCAGATGCCACCGCTCAAATACTAATTGAAGCATTGAACGTATGTTAAAAAAGGCTTCCTGCATCAGCGACTTGAGTCGCCGGCAGGAAGCCTTTTTCTATAGCTATAAGTATCTAACCGGTTGCTTTATGGAAGCTCGATCGCCACTTCGCGCTTGCTTTCGGCAGAACGGAGCACGCCGTCGATAATGGCCTGCTGGATCAGAATTTGATCGCCTGGGATCGGTGCCGGACGGTCTTCGCGAACGGCTTCAACGAAATCGCGCACCTTCTCGAAGAAGAGATCCTTCTGATGCTCGATGACCGGTACTGGCGTCGACGTCTGCTGTCCCATGAAATCATGGAAGAGCGTCATGTTGCCGACTTTGCCGTCCCATACGCCGGACCAGTTGCCCGTGCCGTGCGGATTGACCTTCAAGCCGCCTTCGCTGCCGAGGAACATCGTCGAGCCAAGGGAATCCATATGCATCGCCCATGAGATTTTGAACTGAAGCACCAGATCGCCTTCGAAGCGCACTAGCGCTACGCCGAAATCTTCCACCTCGAACTGACTGGCTTGCGGGTGGTAAAGCGGATTCGTGCCAAAATAGTTCGAAGTATAGGCCGATACCGTAAGCGGTTTCGGATATCCCATTGCGTTCAAAGCCATGTCCAGCGAATAACAGCCGATGTCGGCCATTGCTCCGGCTCCCGCCAGCTCCTTGCGGATGAATGTGCCGCCAGGCATGCCTCTGCGGCGGCCGCCGCCGGTTTCCACATAATACACCTTGCCGAGCTTGCCGGACTGTACAATGTCTTGGACGAGCTTCATGTTGGGGTCGTAACGCGGCTGAAAGCCGATCGTCAGCATCTTGCCGGACTCGCGCTGCGTTTCCACCATGTCGATAGCCTCGGCCAACGTAACGGACATCGGCTTCTCCAGCAGGACGTTCTTGCCAGCGCGAAGCGCGTCGACCGTCGTCTGATGGTGAGAGACGTTAGGCGTACAGATGCTGACGCCGTCAAGATCCAGCTCGAGCAGCTTGCGGTGATCCTCGAAAGGCTGTGCGCCGCCCAATCCTTGCGCCTCCACGAATTGTTTCGCCTTGCCGGGCACAACGTCCGCAACGCCTACAATTTCCACATCGGCCAGCTTCTTATATTGATTGATATGAGCATGTGCAATGCCGCCGCTTCCAATAATACCGATTCGCATGGTTTTAGTCATCTCTTATCGATCTCCTTTAGGATCAGATTTAGGATCAGATGTTGACGCTAACGTACCGCCTGAATGACGCTCTTTGTACTGCTTCGGCGTCATGCCGAAGCGTTTCTTGAAGACGTAATAAAGGTAATTGCCGCTCGCAAATCCGTGTTCCAGCGCGATCTGCTCGATCGGTCCCCGACCTTCCACGATCGCATTGCATATTTGGTTTAACCGGTAATTCTCCAAATAGGTGCTGAACGATTCTGCGCCTTGCTCGCGAAAGATGCGCTGCAGCTGCCTGCCGCTGATCGGAATCCGCTCGGCGACTTCTTTCAGAGACAATGCAGATGCGTAGTTGTCATGAATGAACTGTGTCGCCATCTGAAAACGGTGCTCATTGATATTGCGCCCTGGCGGCTCATAGGTAACGCCGGGAAGCAAGGACATGCGGGAAGCGCGCAGCAATATTTGTATGATGGCTTGCTTGATGGTCGAATAGGCGCCAGGCTGTCCGTCATGCCATGCACGGTAGGCGGTTAAGAACCAGGCCATTGCGTTGTACTGATCAGCCAAGGGCCGAAGGGGGAGCGCATCGAGCGCCTGAATGCACGCTTTCGCTTCCCTTTCTTCCCAGGACTCGCCCCAAGCCTCGGAATCGTCCTTGTCCAGGGGCGTAATCACGATGTGAAGGCACAGCTCGTCCATCGGATCTTTGGTGTCCGCTTCCTGCTGATGCAGAATTCCGGGGCCGGTCAAATAAAACTGGCCTTCATGTACCGGATATTCGCCTTGTTCGAAGCTGATCGTGCCTTTGCCGCGCGGAATAAAATGAAACTCGTATTCCGAATGTTTATGGAACCGGATTATTTTGCCTGGCGGAAAGGACGTCAGGTGGCAGCGAAGCACGCGAAATCCGTAGCTGCCCCAGCGAAAGCGGATGTCGAGACGGTCGATAGCATCCGGTTTCTCGGTCATAAGCGCGTAAGCAAACGGTTTACCCATAATGTTTCGATCCTTCCTGCCGGCGGAATTAGTTTTGCAATTCTGAGATGCGGACGTCGCGTTTCTCGGCTGCGGAAATGTTGGCGGCTTCCATCAGTTTGGTCAGATCGACGGCAAGCTCGATGTTCTCATCCGCGTTCGTGCCGCTTAGGATGTGGCCAACCCATTGATCGAATGCGGACTGGCGGTTAGCCGGAAGCTCATAGGTTACCCATTCATTCGATTCCAGTTTGCTGCTGCGAACCTTCATCGTTGCATCCGGGAATCCAAAGAGCAGCGAACCATCCGTGCCGTGCAGCTCCACGCAGAAAGGAGAGTGGCTGTTAACGAATCCTGCTTCGACAATCCCGACGGCGCCGTTGTCGTATTTTAGCGTAGCTACAGCGTTGTCTTCGACATCCTTGCCGGTAATAAAGCCGTAGGACGCGTTAATGCTCTGCGGCAGACCGAGGAAGAGACGGTTCAGGTACATCGGATGACAGCCGAGATCGATCAGAGCCCCGCCGCCGCACTGCTCCAAGTTGTAGAAGTGCTCAGGCAGCCAGCCTGCTGTAGCGCCGTTATGCGACAGGCGTACGCGTGCTTGGGTGAGTCTGCCCAGCAGCCCTTTGCCAATCACTTCTTGAGCGGCAAGCGTGTAGCCGTCATTCAAGCGCGGCAGCGATACGGTCAGCTTGACGCCGGCTTCGCGTACGGCCGTCAAAATTTCATTCGCTTCTTTTAAAGTAGGCGCGACAACTTTTTCGGTGAAAATATGTTTGCCAGCGCGAGCGGCCTTCACCATGACGTCACGATGGATATTCGTCGGCGTGTCGACAACGACAGCGTCAACGTCCGTACGTGCGAGCACTTCATCCAAATCTGCGACAAAAGGAACGCCAAGCTTTTCTGCATTTTCCTTGCCTCTGCTAGGTATTTCGTCCCATACGCAAGCAACTTCCGTTTCACTATTCGCCAGAACCTGATTTGTGTAATCCCATGCATGTACGTGCCAGTAACTCAGCATTGCAACTCGAATCATGATTATATTCCTCCTGGGTATGTTACTCTAATTATGCGACACAACGATAAGGTAACACAAATGGTAATGGTCTTTAATCGATTTACATGACAACCCGACTGTAAAATTACGACATCATTTCTGTCGCGATTCGATAGTATGCCTCTTGAATTGACGTGACCCCCGTTTTCGGGCATTATGGAATGAAAGAATGCACATGCGGAGGGTACTCAAGGTGTTGACAACGGAAGAAATCGTCGAACGGATGTCTGCTCAAGGATTGCGAATAACGGATCAACGCAAGACGCTGGCCAAGCTGTTTGCGGACACGCCCGGATATTTGTCTCCTAAAGCCGTCTATGAATATATGGAAAAAACATATAGCGGGTTAAGCTTTGACACGGTCTACCGCAATCTGCGCGTAATGGAAGAGCTGGGCGTCCTGGAACAGGTCGTGTTCGAGGAAGGAGTGAAGTTCAAGCTTCACTGCCGGGAGAATCATCATCATCATCACCTCATCTGTTTGAATTGCGGCAAAACCTATCCGATCACATTTTGCCCGATGGAAAAAACGGAGGTTCCGGAGAACTTCAACGTGGTGAAGCATAAGTTTGAGGTTTTCGGTTATTGCGAGGCCTGCGGCTGATAAGTATCCGGCGCGAATTCATTCGATCAGGAGGGACCGCCGATGCGAAAAGTTTTACAAGCGCCCATTCACGTCTATCGGCGCTATATATCCCCGCTTAAGCCGCCGACCTGCCGGTTCTATCCGACCTGCTCCGAGTATGCGCTGCAGGCGATCGAGAAGCATGGCCCGCTTCGAGGGAGCTGGCTGGCCGTCAGGCGCATCAGCCGCTGCCACCCGTTTCATCCGGGCGGGATCGACTACGTGCCGCCGACGCGCGCGGAACGTCAGGCGCAGCGGACGCAAGAAGCCGAAGACCGGGAGACGCAGCCATAAGAAGTCAAGCGGGAGGATTCCCGATTCGCTATACGAAACCTATCCTTAATAATGGCAAGCATGGTCTTTCGAATCGGCTGTTCAACCGTCGCTGACCGGAAGCGGCGGGCTGCCCTTGACAGTGAAGCGCCGGATTCGGTATAGTTTGGAGCAAGAGCACATTCACACATAATCAACCCTTCGATGAACGGATGAGTACAGAAGCGTAGCCCTTATCAGAGAGCCGGGATTGCTGAGAACCGGCAAGGCGCATCTTCTGGAATATGGTCCGGGAGAATCCGCTTTCGAACCGGCAGCTTTTGTCCGCTGCGGCTTAGGGGGCGGCGCGCGGCCGCGTTATCCGCCTGCTGCCGTCCTTGGACGGCGCTTAATGAAGCTTTCGCCGCGCTTGCCGCGGCGGGGGGAATTTGGGTGGTACCGCGTGAGCTATGAAGCTTTCGTCCCATAGTGGACGAGGCTTTTTTCTGTTTTACTTACAAAAGAAGGACTTTGTCCATGCTTGCAAGCGCAGTTCAGCCGTTCTACCACTAATGAAGGGGGCTCTCTCATGAGCGAAGCGAATAAAACGTTCTATATTACAACGCCAATCTATTATCCGAGCGACAAGCTCCATATCGGACATGCGTATACGACGGTAGCGGGCGACGTGATGGCGCGCTATAAGCGCCTGCTTGGCTATAAAGTCTGGTACTTGACCGGAACGGACGAGCATGGCCAGAAGATCGAACGCAAGGCCGAGGAGAAAGGCAAGACGCCGCAGCAGTTCGTCGACGATATCGTCGTGACGATCAAGGAGCTGTGGAGGAAGCTGGACATCTCCAACGATGATTTTATCCGCACGACCGAGCAGCGGCATAAGGACATCGTCGTGGAGATTTTCGACCGTCTCCTGCAGCAGGGCGACATCTACAAGGGCACGTACGAAGGCTGGTACTGCACGCCATGCGAATCGTTCTTCCTCGAGCGTCAGCTTGTGGACGGCAAATGTCCGGATTGCGGACGCCCGGTGGAGCTGGTGAAGGAAGAGAGCTACTTCTTCCGGATGAGCAAGTATGCGGACAGGCTGCTTCAATACTATGAAGACAATCCCGGGTTCATTCAGCCGGAGTCCCGCAAGAATGAGATGATCAATAATTTTATCAAGCCAGGACTCGAAGATCTCGCGGTATCCCGGACGACGTTCGAATGGGGAATCAAGGTAAAGGGCGATCCGAAGCATGTCGTATATGTTTGGATCGACGCCTTGTCCAACTATATAACAGCGCTTGGCTACGGTTCTGCGAATGCGGAGAAATTCGATACGTTCTGGCCGGCTGACGTGCATCTGGTGGGCAAGGAGATCGTTCGCTTCCACACCATCTATTGGCCGATCATGCTAATGGCGCTGGGGCTCCCGCTTCCGAAGAAAGTCTTCGCCCATGGTTGGTTTCTGGCGAAGGACGGGAAGATGTCGAAGTCGAAGGGCAATGTCGTCGACCCTGTCGTATTGATTGACCGTTATGGGCTGGACGCGCTGCGCTATTTTCTGCTTCGCGAGGTTCCGTTCGGCGCCGACGGCATGTTTACGCCGGAGAATTTCGTCGAACGCATCAACTTTGATTTGGCCAATGACCTGGGCAACTTGCTGAACCGTACGATTGCGATGATCGGCAAATATTTCGATGGAGCAATCCCTGCCTATAACGGCAGCGTAACGGAATACGATTCCTCGCTGTCCGCGCTTGCAGCCGGAACGGTTGATCAGGTTGAAGCTTCCATGGAGAAGATGGAGTTCTCGATTGCATTGACGGCTATTTGGCATCTGATCGGCCGTACGAATAAATATATCGACGAGACGCAGCCTTGGGCGCTCGCGAAGGATGAGACGAAGAAGGAAGAGCTTGCATCCGCGATGTACCATCTGGCCGAATCGCAGCGGATCATATCGGTGCTGCTTCAGCCGTTCCTGACGAATGCCCCGGGCGAAATCCGCAGACAGCTCGGCATACCTGAAGGCGGATTGTCCACCTGGGAAAGCACAAGAACATTCGGACTTCTGCCGGGCGGGACGCAAGTCTCGAAGGCGGAGCCGATCTTCCCGCGGCTTGACGTTGCCGAGGAGGTGGCTTATATCGCGGCTAGCATGACCGGCGGCACCTCGCCGTCCGAGGAGGCGAAGGAGCCTCAGCAGGAGGGTGCTGCCGCACCGGCAGTAACCGCGGCGCCTGAGCTTAAGGATGAAATCACCATCGATGATTTCGCTAAGGTACAGCTGGTCGTGGCGCAGGTTATTGCCGCCGAGCCGGTCAAGAAGGCCGACAAGCTGCTGAAGCTCCAGCTGGACCTGGGCTATGAGCAGCGACAGGTCGTCTCCGGTATCGCCATGTACTATACGCCGGAGCAGATGATCGGGCGCAAAGTGATCTGCGTCACGAATCTTAAGCCGGTCAAGCTGCGCGGCGAGCTGTCGCAGGGAATGATTCTAGCCGCCTCCGTCGGCGATCAGCTGACGCTGGCAACGGTTCCCGAGAACATGCCGAACGGCGCTATCGTGAAATAAGCTTGTTTGAACGACAAACCGACGGCGCGTCATGCGCCGTCGGTTTGTCGTTGACAGGCATGCCTGCTGCCGATATAATCTATAACGTAATAGTTACGATTACGAATAAGAGGAATGAGGAGTAGGTTCAACATGCGTTATCAACGA carries:
- a CDS encoding stalk domain-containing protein, encoding MKSLKWLLVLSLFFVPVSGALSDTASAEGAAANQLTVQLDSKTMIHNGNSYLSVQPLTLKNGSTFIAFRSVADRFGYKISYDAKTKESVATSSAEEIRLKPGSLIIKRGKEVLKAPVAPFAMNGSLMVPLRTWSIATDSKLTLSGKTMTLTWSNLPTATFAVSPEKIYAGETVVTYIDRATSPTGQPFVDERWDGKMDVFPEPGSYTVTRQVQDASGEWSEPYSVTVEVLAPNMPPVADFKTEKEQYRIGEEVLFTDLSYDDENAIVKRTWSAEQIVNGVVIKTWKNQPKVFFEAGDYQVTLEVQDAHGLTHMVTKTVTVTSEVLYTEDQYNRLFTKVGDKFTINGASVLDIPAVPYKLQSDMAQFVRSNSPEIFINEGIAYEDQLTGPIRFLYHNFNSIGYPVKMYLIATNNSNTTVNVNTSSFGIGGPDPFVENTGKLSTVRYLKSLAENPTPKWTAIKPGQSVNLMPELSKFPIKPNQVISAYGDVYAEQELQFRVVVVAEGKDPIKELPSLSIMDRYDIHVRGTFNSANRSMEINEPLGYEDKRIVLGDTKLDSYLVGYDATSGKNEINVGNFGVVYTMKLNHVAPNTLITVNPRGGHYTGAFLVNGELVTVTNNSILQDNTQAGVLYRTGDTEESVEIVFTPASGSNLPIAMLFQQMPPLKY
- a CDS encoding PCYCGC domain-containing protein, with the protein product MNKSFSYILRRGPILAACAVALAAVMSGCSGNSESPSSKEANAQQHSAGQTADAVHLPNGDMQQTTGNGETLPAFLDGASEMIVVSYKTAAANRDLLKSIPCYCGCGESAGHRSNLQCFINETKEDGSVVWDDHGTRCGVCMETAIISAAMHEEGKSIKDIRDAIHTRYDGRAAAPTDTPMPES
- a CDS encoding efflux RND transporter permease subunit — encoded protein: MQGFTKWAFNNKAAMKIVVLMALVMGVISYWKLPMEFLPEADNPMVTVAAIGPGYDAKSMETQVTAKLEDALQFTKGKSGMFSTSGNGYTQINMTFESGTNMKDAKTEVERSVSAVQLPETVSKPFVVQLNTSMIPISWVTIGFGDSMSEAQREQAEKEIINEFKQIDGAGEVTLSGKSTPNISVIPNTAKLAEKGIPFQALMGVLQGRGTTSSVGEKTIDGASGNINVRSDINDIETLRKLPVLPGVTLGDVAEVKLDKQQESISSIDGSDVLMLTISKSGNANAVSVGKHVEETVDRLNKDMTSIQAKVLLSTSEQVVSSVNSMLKEVLMGALFATIVILLFMRNLRATIITIVSIPLSLGITLYLLDLSGVTLNVITLGGVAVAVGRLVDDSIVVIENIYRRLQKEPFSTQLIIDSTKEVATAITSSTLVTVAVFLPMGLLRGSLQDFLLPFALTVSYSLLASLIVALTVVPLLSAVLLRGTKMVEHEGSKRFSGFLSWNLKHKWVPLLISAVLFVGSIGAYAVMPKAALDSSSASTVNVTLEYPSETPHEEVIAAGRSLEKFLNERSDIDWVLMMNGNNADSAKYGEVSSPTLVTYMVDMKEGADAEKLIEAVKAQRPTYKEAELNADAADMMTGGGSSQITIDVTGDDPEEIAKGADQVMAAIKPIKDVMKVKSNQEQKKSVYTFELDPVKAKGQEVAMQLQGLLNPVPIGSIKVEDRETAVMLQPSVNPKTESDLNNLTIMTDNGPVPVSSVAKLVKSEESSVFYHKDGKLYVRVTADAEPSQLSVVGSEITKKVNGLKAPEGVEFVIGGASADQSSDFADLGLTALISIGIVYLIMVITFKTIRAPLAIMFSLPLAAIGAIGGLIVTGISPDFTAMFGALMLIGIVVTNAIVLIDRVKQNEQRMPIREALIEAASTRMRPILMTAIATICAMLPLVFGTSESGSIVSQSLAIVVIGGLAIATLLTLIIIPCIYELFFFRKSKKQRIEGKFEQAA
- a CDS encoding Gfo/Idh/MocA family protein, yielding MTKTMRIGIIGSGGIAHAHINQYKKLADVEIVGVADVVPGKAKQFVEAQGLGGAQPFEDHRKLLELDLDGVSICTPNVSHHQTTVDALRAGKNVLLEKPMSVTLAEAIDMVETQRESGKMLTIGFQPRYDPNMKLVQDIVQSGKLGKVYYVETGGGRRRGMPGGTFIRKELAGAGAMADIGCYSLDMALNAMGYPKPLTVSAYTSNYFGTNPLYHPQASQFEVEDFGVALVRFEGDLVLQFKISWAMHMDSLGSTMFLGSEGGLKVNPHGTGNWSGVWDGKVGNMTLFHDFMGQQTSTPVPVIEHQKDLFFEKVRDFVEAVREDRPAPIPGDQILIQQAIIDGVLRSAESKREVAIELP
- a CDS encoding YktB family protein, translating into MTQLIDRIRPKLNELGERLSPMLSGLCGETIYPHVAKHARRTINPPVDTWVAFAPNKRGYKAHPHFQIGLFGSHVFIQFAIIYESTNKSVFAEHALHQLDDIAKHIPAHYIWSGNHMVPGGDRQGELGEQGLRKLLERLKTVKASEALCGINIDRNDPLLLDGEAFVTKAEETFRTVLPLYKMAF
- a CDS encoding AraC family transcriptional regulator, which encodes MGKPFAYALMTEKPDAIDRLDIRFRWGSYGFRVLRCHLTSFPPGKIIRFHKHSEYEFHFIPRGKGTISFEQGEYPVHEGQFYLTGPGILHQQEADTKDPMDELCLHIVITPLDKDDSEAWGESWEEREAKACIQALDALPLRPLADQYNAMAWFLTAYRAWHDGQPGAYSTIKQAIIQILLRASRMSLLPGVTYEPPGRNINEHRFQMATQFIHDNYASALSLKEVAERIPISGRQLQRIFREQGAESFSTYLENYRLNQICNAIVEGRGPIEQIALEHGFASGNYLYYVFKKRFGMTPKQYKERHSGGTLASTSDPKSDPKGDR